From one Labeo rohita strain BAU-BD-2019 unplaced genomic scaffold, IGBB_LRoh.1.0 scaffold_370, whole genome shotgun sequence genomic stretch:
- the LOC127160509 gene encoding piggyBac transposable element-derived protein 2, protein MDVNSFYGKRMRTLQALVPENPQESDADFSDVDDPIEDPDYHPIRDEAAGDSSFESLDEDDAPSKSTSSTELPCKKRRKGKHTLKTVSLQEPEDTLSSPSSPPSGPHNGTRKIWKHEDIEEFQVTESRFEPPVVVQSPFQYFKMLFTDEMIQHVAHQTNLYSAQELGDPIKTSPEEIEDFLAMLLFMGVFNFPSLEDYWHHESRFSVIADIMPRKRFQLLRRYIHFNDNQQCSENPDRFYKIRPLFEMLRKQCLLIPSTYKHSVDEVMIGYKDKWGFKVFYRASSSGIIHDLLLYQGASTFFNVALSEEEQMLPLGAKVVTTLCKTIQQPRLSVVFFDNFFTSFKLVQTLQTSLGVKCIGTVRPNRTGGAPLMTDKELIKRGRGSYDYRSAEGVIAVKWCDNKCVNLLSNASGIMPLSTVKRWCKESKQKITVPCPSLIPAYNQHMGGIDLSDMLVHLYKTPAKSRRWYIPLFGYILDLSIANSWLVYKRDCGLLNEKAMPLKRFRLAVAHSLSQVKKPASKVGRPFSSSPPPPKKHYTPRASLPKPQPDVRYDSLGHWPLHCDKRGRCNYCPRGVSRWKCQKCNVFLCLNANQDCFAAFHQK, encoded by the exons ATGGATGTCAACAGTTTCTATGGTAAAAGAATGCGCACTCTTCAGGCCCTTGTACCAGAAAACCCCCAAGAATCTGATGCTGATTTCAGTGATGTTGATGACCCAATAGAGGATCCTGATTATCACCCCATCCGAGATGAGGCAGCTGGTGACAGTTCTTTTGAGTCCCTGGATGAAGATGATGCCCCCTCAAAAAGCACATCCTCTACAGAGCTTCCATgtaagaaaagaagaaaaggaaAACACACTCTAAAAACAGTTTCCTTGCAGGAGCCAGAGGATACTCTCAGTTCCCCCTCAAGTCCCCCCTCGGGCCCACACAATGGCACAAGAAAAATCTGGAAGCATGAAGACATTGAGGAATTCCAGGTCACAGAATCAAGATTTGAACCTCCTGTGGTTGTACAGTCACCCTTCCAATACTTTAAAATGCTCTTCACTGATGAGATGATTCAGCATGTTGCTCATCAAACCAACCTGTACTCTGCCCAGGAGCTGGGGGATCCAATCAAGACCAGTCCAGAAGAGATTGAGGACTTTCTTGCCATGCTACTCTTTATGGGTGTTTTCAATTTTCCATCACTGGAGGATTACTGGCACCATGAGTCTCGCTTCAGTGTGATAGCTGATATCATGCCAAGGAAGAGATTCCAGCTGTTACGCCGTTATATTCATTTCAATGACAATCAGCAGTGCAGTGAAAATCCAGATCGATTTTATAAAATTCGTCCACTCTTTGAGATGCTTCGCAAGCAGTGTCTCCTGATACCATCCACTTACAAGCACAGTGTGGATGAGGTCATGATAGGATATAAAG ATAAGTGGGGCTTTAAAGTCTTCTACAGAGCCAGTTCATCTGGCATCATCCATGACCTGCTGCTGTATCAAGGGGCATCCACATTCTTCAATGTCGCCCTCAGTGAGGAGGAGCAGATGCTACCCTTAGGAGCCAAAGTGGTGACAACACTATGCAAAACTATACAACAGCCACGTCTTTCTGTTGTCTTCTTTGACAACTTTTTTACAAGCTTTAAATTGGTCCAGACCCTGCAAACCTCCTTGGGTGTCAAGTGCATTGGCACCGTCCGACCAAACCGCACTGGTGGAGCTCCTCTGATGACAGATAAAGAGCTGATTAAGAGAGGGCGTGGGTCTTATGACTACAGGTCTGCTGAAGGGGTGATTGCAGTAAAATGGTGTGACAACAAATGCGTCAACCTTTTGAGCAATGCCAGTGGGATCATGCCTCTTTCGACTGTCAAACGGTGGTGCAAAGAGTCCAAGCAGAAGATCACTGTCCCGTGTCCATCACTCATTCCTGCTTACAATCAGCATATGGGTGGGATTGATCTTTCTGACATGCTGGTACACTTGTACAAGACCCCAGCCAAGTCAAGGAGATGGTACATTCCCCTCTTTGGATACATCCTTGATCTGTCCATTGCAAACTCCTGGCTAGTGTACAAGAGGGACTGTGGCCTACTTAATGAGAAAGCAATGCCTCTCAAACGGTTCCGCCTGGCAGTTGCTCATAGCTTGAGCCAGGTGAAAAAGCCTGCATCCAAAGTTGGTCGACCATTCTCCAGCTCTCCACCACCACCAAAGAAACACTACACCCCAAGAGCCTCTCTCCCAAAACCACAACCAGATGTGCGATATGACAGCTTGGGACATTGGCCACTACACTGTGACAAGAGGGGGCGGTGCAACTACTGTCCGAGGGGTGTGTCAAGATGGAAATGccaaaaatgcaatgttttcctGTGCTTGAACGCAAACCAAGACTGCTTTGCAGCCTTCCACCAGAAATAA